A single region of the Acanthopagrus latus isolate v.2019 unplaced genomic scaffold, fAcaLat1.1, whole genome shotgun sequence genome encodes:
- the LOC119016347 gene encoding trichohyalin-like isoform X1, translating to MTELEKQWMVGADCQAVWEEDGQLYPAKVVSLNGGRCRVRFHGLGVEEEVELSALQSPDAAVQPQRQNSQQNWRAGSRCQAISSGRGLVYPAVVLWVRGQRCCVRCNNCNCDEELDVCSLLRRRKARRAKRASRRRPTVIINSDLKRKRRRRKENQEEGGAERKEENQEEGGAERREENQEEGGAERREGQRCSSYEQNWRAGSRCQAISSERGLVYPGVVLWVRGQRCCVRCDSCDCEVELDVCSLVRRRKARRAKRASRRRPTVISNSDLKRKRRRRKENQEEGGAERREENQEEQRGGRRTRRKEEQRGGRRTRREENQEEGGAERREENQEEARAERREGQRCSSYQQNWRAGSRCQAISSGRGLVYPGVVLWVRGQRCCVRCDSCDCEVELDVCSLVRRRKARRAKRASRRRPTVISNSDLKRKRRRRKENQEEGGAERREENQEEGGAERREENQEEAGAERRKENQEEGGAERREENQEEGGAERREGQRCSSYEQNWRAGSRCQAISSGRGLVYPGVVLWVRGQRCCVRCDSCDCEVELDVCSLVRRRKARRAKRASRRRPTVISNSDLKRKRRGRKENQEEGGAERKEENQEEAGAERREENQEEGGAERRKENQEDGGAERREGQRCSSYEQNWRAGSRCQAISSGRGLVYSGVVLWVRGQRCCVRCDSCNCDEELDVCSLVRRRKARRAKRASRRRPTVIINSDLKRKRRENQEEGGAERRREKNQEEGGAERREENQEEQRGGRRTRRKEEQRGGRRTRREENQEEQRGGRRTRRSREEGGEPGGSSSGMRS from the exons ATGACTGAACTCGAGAAGCAG tggaTGGTGGGTGCTGACTGTCAGGCAGTGTGGGAGGAGGACGGGCAGCTGTATCCGGCGAAGGTGGTGTCTCTGAATGGAGGGCGCTGCAGAGTCAGGTTCCATGGCCTCGgcgtggaggaggaagtggaactGAGCGCGCTCCAAAGTCCAGATGCTGCTGTgcaaccacagagacaaaactCTCAG CAGAACTGGAGAGCTGGTTCTCGGTGTCAGGCCATTTCTTCAGGGAGAGGTCTGGTGTATCCGGCCGTGGTTCtgtgggtcagaggtcagcgcTGCTGCGTTCGCTGCAACAACTGTAACTGTGATGAGGAACTGGACGTCTGCAGCCTGCTGAGACGCCGCAAAGCCCGTCGGGCCAAG CGCGCCAGCAGACGGAGGCCGACCGTCATCATCAACTCTGacttgaagaggaagaggaggaggaggaaggagaaccaggaggaaggaggagcagagaggaaggaggagaaccaggaggaaggaggagcagagaggagggaggagaaccaggaggaaggaggagcagagaggagggaggggcagcGCTGCTCTTCATATGAG CAGAACTGGAGAGCTGGTTCTCGGTGTCAGGCCATTTCTTCAGAGAGAGGTCTGGTGTATCCGGGCGTGGTTCtgtgggtcagaggtcagcgcTGCTGCGTTCGCTGTGACAGCTGTGACTGTGAAGTGGAACTGGACGTCTGCAGCCTGGTGAGACGCCGCAAAGCCCGTCGGGCCAAG CGCGCCAGCAGACGGAGGCCGACCGTCATCAGCAACTCTGacttgaagaggaagaggaggaggaggaaggagaaccaggaggaaggaggagcagagaggagggaggagaaccaggaggagcagagaggagggaggagaaccaggaggaaggaggagcagagaggagggaggagaaccaggagagaggagaaccaggaggaaggaggagcagagaggagggaggagaaccaggaggaagcaagagcagagaggagggaggggcagcGCTGCTCTTCATATCAG CAGAACTGGAGAGCTGGTTCTCGGTGTCAGGCCATTTCTTCAGGGAGAGGTCTGGTGTATCCGGGCGTGGTTCtgtgggtcagaggtcaacGCTGCTGCGTTCGCTGCGACAGCTGTGACTGTGAAGTGGAACTGGACGTCTGCAGCCTGGTGAGACGCCGCAAAGCCCGTCGGGCCAAG CGCGCCAGCAGACGGAGGCCGACCGTCATCAGCAACTCTGacttgaagaggaagaggaggaggaggaaggagaaccaggaggaaggaggagcagagaggagggaggagaaccaggaggaaggaggagcagagaggagggaggagaaccaggaggaagcaggagcagagaggaggaaggagaaccaggaggaaggaggagcagagaggagggaggagaaccaggaggaaggaggagcagagaggagggaggggcagcGCTGCTCTTCATATGAG CAGAACTGGAGAGCTGGTTCTCGGTGTCAGGCCATTTCTTCAGGGAGAGGTCTGGTGTATCCGGGCGTGGTTCtgtgggtcagaggtcagcgcTGCTGCGTTCGCTGTGACAGCTGTGACTGTGAAGTGGAACTGGACGTCTGCAGCCTGGTGAGACGCCGCAAAGCCCGTCGGGCCAAG CGCGCCAGCAGACGGAGGCCGACCGTCATCAGCAACTCTGacttgaagaggaagaggagggggaggaaggagaaccaggaggaaggaggagcagagaggaaggaggagaaccaggaggaagcaggagcagagaggagggaggagaaccaggaggaaggaggagcagagaggaggaaggagaaccaggaggacggaggagcagagaggagggaggggcagcGCTGCTCTTCATATGAG CAGAACTGGAGAGCTGGTTCTCGGTGTCAGGCCATTTCTTCAGGGAGAGGTCTGGTGTATTCAGGCGTGGTTCtgtgggtcagaggtcagcgcTGCTGCGTTCGCTGCGACAGCTGTAACTGTGATGAGGAACTGGACGTCTGCAGCCTGGTGAGACGCCGCAAAGCCCGTCGGGCCAAG CGCGCCAGCAGACGGAGGCCGACCGTCATCATCAACTCTGacttgaagaggaagaggagggagaaccaggaggaaggaggagcagagaggaggagggagaagaaccaggaggaaggaggagcagagaggagggaggagaaccaggaggagcagagaggagggaggagaaccaggaggaaggaggagcagagaggagggaggagaaccaggagggaggagaaccaggaggagcagagaggagggaggagaaccaggaggagcagagaggagggaggagaaccaggaggaagtAGCAGTGGAATGAGGAGCTGA